CCCCCCCGGCAGAGCAGGACACCCTCTGCTGTCCCCGGGACAGACACTCCcgggacaggaggggagaggagaccggGGCTAAGGGAAACCGACTGAGGAGGTGAGTCCCACAGTTTGACTGAACAGAAACCTTCTGTTATTCACTCATAGAAACTTAACTTCATACAATTATAATTAGAAGTATCCACCTCTTTaacccccctgctcctcctcccagaCTAACTAGTTTACTGTACTTGACATATGCCGACATACACAAATCGGGCAGTAGCAAGAGCCTCTTCATATCAAATGTTGACAGCATTAATAATAAATGGGCAGAGGGACTCTTTAAGGAGTACCTAGATGTAGGCTATGTGAGGTTACCGATCATGTTATCATGGAGCCTGAGAGCCAACAGTGTATCTATAAGAGCTATGAGGTCAGAGGTTAATGTCTAAATTATCCTTAATAACTGATAAACGCTTCGCTCTTCTCTGTAATCTTGTTTACCAATCATTAGATGAGGCATCAAATGTTACTGAAATATTGATAAAGCTACTCACCTTGAATGGATAAATTAAATTGTATGTTTGATAAATCAATTCCATTTCTATTTTGTGCTTCAATTGAATATGTATCATCCTCTGTCCTGTTGATGTCGTTTATGGTAAAAATTCCTGTGTTGACGTTAAACGAATAATCAACGTTTTTTGTCTGACTTTTGTACTCTACAATCGGGACATTGTTTTTCTTCAGTTTGTAGATATCATTTTGTGAGGTCCTAGTAGGCAGCTGGACCTCCACCGTTCCCCCCAGAGAGCCAAAGCACTGGGTCGtgatgtgtggctgtgtggcgtCGCAGAAGGTCTTCACACCTGGAGGTTTACAGAAGAGAGTAAAACAATACAGGAGATATATCTCACTGAGATTCACAGATCTACTCTCACTTTTACTACaaccaggggtggactggccatctggcataccgggcatcgtcccggtgggccgttgacccaatgtgggccggtctggtccgctatgtttttttttttctctctctctaaatttcCTCCAATTAGGCCGGCCAATTGGCTACAGAGGGCTAGCAGTGTGTGGCCAGCATCGCACagattattggtctatgtttgtcattgtcaatcaatcatgggctgcaggctcagagagccctgacagtgctgtcaatcacaacacaaaccagggtgggcgggacctcatggcCTGGGCCGGAGTCGTGGGAGTCCGCGACTCCCACGAGTAagtaattcatgtcttagactttttctcgcagctacagataaaaaaatgtattctctatttatggtttcacaatgactGAGTCACAGTTTAAACAAATGCGTTTCAGCTCTAAAcctgctactgtctgtaatatgtttctattcagattatttgtcaggatattttgttattattgtccgagtctagttttaactaatgctgggcttacacaaaaagattttcccattcacagactaaagactgcaagagagaaattagcgttggatcaagtgtgatatttaacaagcgtTTTGTAGCTATGTAGATATGGGggatggagatgcagcgaccacaggatgtccgttaacttcctgttcaggtttcacacctttcttgtcaacagcacaagagacacaaataGCAATTTGCACTGCTATTTGCAGTGCAAATAGCaggatgtatgtacttgattaaatcgttttaataaagtacatacagggttcttcccgttcgtctcgtcccacccctagtgctgataatgtagtgggctggtctggacagaaaatgccagggctgaatttttgtcccagtccacccctgacTACAACAAATCTCTTACTAGTACTATAACAGGGATGGACATTTTGAATAACATAAAAACTATTGCAGAAAATATGAACTATATTGAAACACACAATATGTATTATTGTTTGATTTTATTCAGATAATTTCTATatgattttaatatatatgaacatatacttaatatatatatactacactCTGTGTAGATGTTTATGCAGATCTGTGTAGATGTTTATTTGTCTCTGTTTATTGTCTGTCGGCGTGCGGCCACATATGCAATGTACGATGAAATGAAGAAAAATTTCCCCTTGGGGACAATAAAATCTAAAGTCTAAAGTAAAGTCTAAAGTCTAAGTCTATGTCCAAATAATCCTTAATGATGTCGAACCTGCTGTTTTCGTCTAATCTGTATTCCTGTTAATGAATAGTTAGACCACAAATCAAATGTTACTGTAATGTTGTCACTCACCTTGATTTGATAGATaaaaatttgtattttttacttGAGCTTCATTCTTATCCAGTACTTCCATTGAGTATGTACCCCCGTCTGACGTGTTGATGTCCATTATCATAAATGTTTTGGTGTCGCTATTAAATGAATAGCGAGTGTTGTCTGTTATTGTAACATTGTCTTTCTTCAGTTTGTAGATATCATCTTGTGAGGTCTTAGCAGGCAGCAGGACCTTCACGGTTCCTCCCAGAGAGCCAAAGCACTGGGTCGggatgtgtggctgtgtggcgtCGCAGAAGGTCTTCACACCTGGAGGTTTACAGAGGACAATAAGATCTACTCTCACTTTatgatgaataaaacatgggcCATTGCGTGGGGGCAAAATTTTACTCCTAAATGTAGAATGTTGACacatattttttgtatattgTTAGATTTGATTTACATAAATTCACCATGGTTTTCATGTAAATTAAAGTATACCAAATCTAAATAATCCTTTGTGACTGGTGTTTAATCTGAAGTTTCCCTCCGATCTGTAATCCTGTTAATAATATTTAGACCACCACATAACAAATGTGTAACATTGATATAGTTACTCACCCTGAATGGATAAAAGTTTAGTTGTCATTTTTATTCCATTATGTGCTGCAATTGTATAGTTATCATAGTCTGTCTTCTTGAGGTCCTCTATGGTAAAGACGCCAGTACCGACATCAAATGAATATCGGGGGTCTGTTATCTTGATTTCGCCCTCAACTATCGGGACCTTGTTCTTCTTCAGTGTGTAGGAATGCTCCTGTGGGGAGTGAGTAGGCAGCTGGACCTCAACGGTTCCTCCCAGAGAGCCAAAGCACTGGGTCGggatgtgtggctgtgtggcgtCGCAGAAGGTCTTCACACCTGGAGGTTTACAGACGAGAGAGTGAAACAATACAGGAGATATATCTCACTCAGATTCACAGACTACACTATTCACTCCACTACTTACTCTCTTATAATAACTATTACTATGAGAGGGAAAATGGACAATGGAAATATTGCATATTATATGTTCAATACATCACTTTCACTGGATATCTAGTAAACATTTTGAAACAAACTGTAGTTACTGAGTTTAGCCACTATGGGCAGTATTGCATTTCCAAATATGGCCTTTCAGCAGCTATTTCTGTAGCAATCTGATAACAATTCCACTGCCATTTGTTGCAGTGTAAATTGGTCACTGTGATGACTTGTAAAAGACTAAAATCTACTTTTTCACATAAAAacaataagtgcaatacatCTATTGAAAACAGAAACCCTGCCTTGTGCCGTGCACTGGCCGTTGGATTTAGGTCACGCGAtgagcagaccccccccccccccccccccccccccgtacggGCCCAAACCCCAGGGCTGATAAAGGGTCCCACTCCGGCCGTGGTTAAACGCCCTTACTATTGATCGGTTACGATTGATGGAATGTATATATTAACTCACCTTCAATGGATAAGCGAAATAGGTTGAATGATATTTCAATTCCATTCTGATCATGAACTTCCATCCAGTATGTACCCTTGTCTGTCCTGTTGAATTCCTTTATAGCAAACATTCCAGTACTGACATTAAATGAATATCGAATGTTTGTTGTCTGACTGCGGTCTGATAAAATCGGGACATCGTTTTTCTTCAGTTTGTAGATATCATCTTGTGAGGTCTTAGTAGGCAGCAGGACCTCCACGGTTCCTCCCAGAGAGCCAAAGCACTGGGTCGtgatgtgtggctgtgtggcgtCGCAGAAGGTCTCCACACCTGGAGGTTTACAGAGGAGAATAAAACAATACAGGACATATATCTCACTGAGATACACAGACCACCTCTCAATGTATAATAACTCTCTTATTACTTTTACTAAAGAGGGATGGAAATTTGAATGAAATAGTAACGACTGCAGAGAGCAGACATTGTACTACCAAATGTAGAGGCGGAAACATCGattattttataactttttAGCTGATTTAATTGTCCTCACATACATATGATttcataaaaatgaaaaaaacctCACATTGTGGGTTAGCACCCACCCTAACAATATATCTAATATTCGAAAGTAAATTAACTAAATTTACTCTAAATAAAAGTATGACCAAAATGATTGTTTGAACCCAACAAATATTGAAAAACAACTACTTATGTTTAAACCATAGGTCCATAACTAGAATACCATAGCTGACAAAAATGACTTAAATacattaaatatttaaaacaGTTATTATGCCATAGAGGTCTCACCATCAGCCACACCAATTAGTAACAGCAGCACAGCCCCCATGATGAGCATCTCGACCTCAGTGTGGTCTCAGTGGAGTCCAGGACTGGAGTCTgttcacaggaacacacaaccCAGCCTATATGAGGCACACATGTCATCGCAAATGTGGAAGTTGTGAAATCGTTGAGCAAACTTTATACCAACCACAACTGAACTAAAAGGGCCAATACTTTACTAGGAAACACAGTTCTGTTAAACAGTACTGTGTTACTGGGCATCTTCTAAGATGCaataattattaatactaaGACATTTGTAATGGGGAAGTAGAGAGAGTGGACCCAAATGCTTGACGAAGAGAGACACTGACACAGAGGGTCAATAATTAGGGAATTTACTGAGGGCAACAAATAAGTAAAGGCGGGGAACGGGGTGAGGGGCTTCATGGAGGAGGGCAGTCTGACAGGAGAGGGTTCATCAACAGGAGGGCGGTCTGACAGGAGAGGGTTCATCAACAGGAGGGCAGTCTGACAGGAGAGGGTTCATCAACAGGGGGGCAGTCTGACAGGAGAGGGTTCATCAACAGGAGGGCAGTCTGACAGGAGAGGGTTCATCAACAGGAGGGCAGTCTGACAGGGGAGGGTTCATCAACAGGAGGGCAGTCTGACAGGAGAGGGTTCATCAACAGGAGGGCAGTCTGACAGGAAAGGGTTCAGCAACAGGAGGGCAGTCTGACAGGAGAGGGTTCATCAACAGGAGGGCAGTCTGACAGGAGAGGGTTCATCAACAGGAGGGCAGTCTGACAGGAGAGGGTTCATCAACAGGAGGGCAGTCTGACAGGAGAGGGTTCATCAACAGGAGGGCAGTCTGACAGGAGAGGGTTCATCAACAGGAGGGCAGTGTGACAGGAGAGGGTTCATCAACAGGAGGGCAGTCTGACAGGGGAGGGTTCATCAACAGGAGGGAGTCTGACAGGAGAGGGTTCATCAACAGGAGGGAGTCTGACAGGAGAGGGTTCATCAACAGGAGGGCAGTCTGACAGGAGAGGGTTCATCAACAGGAGGGCGGTCTGACAGGCGAGGGTTCATCAACAGGAGGGCAGTCTGACAGGAGAGGGTTCAACACATCCTTGGGCAGTGTGGAGGTCATGGTGTTGGATTCCCAGCCGAATGGTTCAGGGTTCAAATTCCACTGCAAGACGCCTTACCACCCTACTCATGAATGATAATTTACATCACTatagataaaagcatctgctcaaTGAGGACGCTAAtgtaaaaaacagaaaataaacc
The DNA window shown above is from Gadus chalcogrammus isolate NIFS_2021 chromosome 10, NIFS_Gcha_1.0, whole genome shotgun sequence and carries:
- the LOC130390395 gene encoding uncharacterized protein LOC130390395 isoform X3 encodes the protein MLIMGAVLLLLIGVADGVETFCDATQPHITTQCFGSLGGTVEVLLPTKTSQDDIYKLKKNDVPILSDRSQTTNIRYSFNVSTGMFAIKEFNRTDKGTYWMEVHDQNGIEISFNLFRLSIEGVKTFCDATQPHIPTQCFGSLGGTVEVQLPTHSPQEHSYTLKKNKVPIVEGEIKITDPRYSFDVGTGVFTIEDLKKTDYDNYTIAAHNGIKMTTKLLSIQGVKTFCDATQPHITTQCFGSLGGTVEVQLPTRTSQNDIYKLKKNNVPIVEYKSQTKNVDYSFNVNTGIFTINDINRTEDDTYSIEAQNRNGIDLSNIQFNLSIQAPVSSPLLSRECLSRGQQRVSCSAGGDGLHYSWSLDGLPLNDTRLLSGPSSASDVTLEPGRLGLLTCSVRNNVSHAAANITLSECDGFIDVNRTSNGTHVSQWVHRDNNTLCPETAVGPDFKKMGKQTNP
- the LOC130390395 gene encoding uncharacterized protein LOC130390395 isoform X2; its protein translation is MLIMGAVLLLLIGVADGVETFCDATQPHITTQCFGSLGGTVEVLLPTKTSQDDIYKLKKNDVPILSDRSQTTNIRYSFNVSTGMFAIKEFNRTDKGTYWMEVHDQNGIEISFNLFRLSIEGVKTFCDATQPHIPTQCFGSLGGTVEVQLPTHSPQEHSYTLKKNKVPIVEGEIKITDPRYSFDVGTGVFTIEDLKKTDYDNYTIAAHNGIKMTTKLLSIQGVKTFCDATQPHIPTQCFGSLGGTVKVLLPAKTSQDDIYKLKKDNVTITDNTRYSFNSDTKTFMIMDINTSDGGTYSMEVLDKNEAQVKNTNFYLSNQGVKTFCDATQPHITTQCFGSLGGTVEVQLPTRTSQNDIYKLKKNNVPIVEYKSQTKNVDYSFNVNTGIFTINDINRTEDDTYSIEAQNRNGIDLSNIQFNLSIQAPVSSPLLSRECLSRGQQRVSCSAGGDGLHYSWSLDGLPLNDTRLLSGPSSASDVTLEPGRLGLLTCSVRNNVSHAAANITLSECDVGAQRQQYLMP
- the LOC130390395 gene encoding uncharacterized protein LOC130390395 isoform X1, yielding MLIMGAVLLLLIGVADGVETFCDATQPHITTQCFGSLGGTVEVLLPTKTSQDDIYKLKKNDVPILSDRSQTTNIRYSFNVSTGMFAIKEFNRTDKGTYWMEVHDQNGIEISFNLFRLSIEGVKTFCDATQPHIPTQCFGSLGGTVEVQLPTHSPQEHSYTLKKNKVPIVEGEIKITDPRYSFDVGTGVFTIEDLKKTDYDNYTIAAHNGIKMTTKLLSIQGVKTFCDATQPHIPTQCFGSLGGTVKVLLPAKTSQDDIYKLKKDNVTITDNTRYSFNSDTKTFMIMDINTSDGGTYSMEVLDKNEAQVKNTNFYLSNQGVKTFCDATQPHITTQCFGSLGGTVEVQLPTRTSQNDIYKLKKNNVPIVEYKSQTKNVDYSFNVNTGIFTINDINRTEDDTYSIEAQNRNGIDLSNIQFNLSIQAPVSSPLLSRECLSRGQQRVSCSAGGDGLHYSWSLDGLPLNDTRLLSGPSSASDVTLEPGRLGLLTCSVRNNVSHAAANITLSECDGFIDVNRTSNGTHVSQWVHRDNNTLCPETAVGPDFKKMGKQTNP
- the LOC130390395 gene encoding uncharacterized protein LOC130390395 isoform X4, encoding MLIMGAVLLLLIGVADGVKTFCDATQPHIPTQCFGSLGGTVEVQLPTHSPQEHSYTLKKNKVPIVEGEIKITDPRYSFDVGTGVFTIEDLKKTDYDNYTIAAHNGIKMTTKLLSIQGVKTFCDATQPHIPTQCFGSLGGTVKVLLPAKTSQDDIYKLKKDNVTITDNTRYSFNSDTKTFMIMDINTSDGGTYSMEVLDKNEAQVKNTNFYLSNQGVKTFCDATQPHITTQCFGSLGGTVEVQLPTRTSQNDIYKLKKNNVPIVEYKSQTKNVDYSFNVNTGIFTINDINRTEDDTYSIEAQNRNGIDLSNIQFNLSIQAPVSSPLLSRECLSRGQQRVSCSAGGDGLHYSWSLDGLPLNDTRLLSGPSSASDVTLEPGRLGLLTCSVRNNVSHAAANITLSECDGFIDVNRTSNGTHVSQWVHRDNNTLCPETAVGPDFKKMGKQTNP